CCTGTGCCAGCACGCCGACACCCGAAGCGGCCGGGGCTTCGGCCCGCTGCCATCGCAGCAGCACGAGATTCTGCCGCTCGCCGAACTCGTCGAGATCCTCCGCCCGCTCCGCCACAGCCGCCGGCACCAGGGCCTGGGCGACCTGATCGGGCCCGGCGCCGCACGCCGCGACCGAGACCTGGAAGACCGCTGGTGCTCCTACTGTGGCGGCTACTCGATCCGCCGATTCGCGACCCCAGAGGCGTGCGCCCACTACCGCGCCGAACGCGAACGCTGGTCCCAGCTACCCGATGACGAGCCCCGTGACACCGCTGACGACGCCGACGACCCGATGCTCGACCTGCTGAGCGAGGCGGACAGCTTGCTGGACTCACCCGCAGTCCAGCGGATCTTCGACGCCCACGACCGAGCCATGGGGACCATGCCCGCCCAGCCGCACGACCGTCCCTAACCCGGGCCTGCCCGCTCCCTCCACCGCACGACGGTGGCGCGGGCACGCCGCCAGGAACTCACCACACCAGGTCTCGGTCCCCCGCAGAACGGCCCGGACTCCTCACCCGAGTCCGGGCCGTCGTGTTCTCGGCGCCCGGACTCTGTCCACAGCCCGCCACGCGCACCATCGCCGTCTCCACACCCGCGTGACCTTGGAGGAGACCGCATGCCCACGACGCGATCGAAGCGCCGGCCCGGCGCCGGAGCGAGCGCCCAGGCCATGGCCGACACGATCCGCGCGGCCGAACGCCGCAAGCAGCACCGCACCGCCGCGTGGGCACTCCCGCTCCTCGTGACGCCCGCTGCGCTCGGCATCGGCTACCTCGTGGCAGCCGTGACCGACTGGCACGCCGGACTCGCCGTCACCGCGGTGACCATCGTCCTCGCCCTGCGCCGGCTCTACCGCAGCAAAGGCAGCACCTGGGCCACCGGAGCGGCCGGCGAACGCCGCACCCGCTGGATCCTCGCCCCGCTCGTCTGGTGCGGATTCGGACGCTGGGCGGTTCTCCACGATCGCCAGGTACCTCGCTCCCGCGCCAACCTCGACCACATCGTCCTGGGCAGGTGCGGGCCGGTGTACGTGGACACGAAGACCTGGAAGTCGAAGAAGGCCAAGGTGCACCTGCGCAGCGGGAAGCTCTGGTACGGCAACCATCCCCAAAAGGACTCCATCGACACCGTGTTGTGGGAGGCGAGCCGTGTTGCCGGCGTCCTCGGCCACCCCGTCCTGGCCGTAGTCGCCGTGCACTACGCCGCGGTCCCTCCCGGCGGCCTCATCAGCCAGGGGGTGACCATCATCCAGTCCAGCGAGCTGCGCCGCTTCCTGCGCGCCCTGCCCAAGGCGCCTGGCTGGGACCGGGCCCGCATAGCGACCGCCCGCCGGCAGGCCGACATCCAACTGCCGCCCGCCGCCTGACGGAACACGCCCGGAACCCGCCGACGACCGGCACCCGGCCGGGCGGGCGAGGGGCAGGGAAAGCCGGCAGGACACCTTGCTCCCTGCGCGGCATAATTCGCATGCTTTCGACAGCAGTTGGGGCTACTGTGACAGATGTACGCCCCGGGTAGCAGTCACTGCGAATCCCCCCTCGCATACTGTCCGGGGCACAGCTTGGTAAGCCCCGGTGTCCGCCTCTGCTCTCTGGAGCACGCGGCCCGGGGCGCAGCCTTGTTCGGGCCCGACTGCCGCGCCGCCCCTGCCGAGTTCAGGACGGCGCCTTGCCTGGACGCTCGTCGACCTCCACCACGGTGTACGTGGTGGTCATCCGCACCAGCCGAACCTCGGCGTCAGGGTGGCGCTCCCGGCGCTCGCGCAGCCGGTCCTGGGCCAGGTCGTACTCGTCGTCGCGGTAGCTGAACCGGAACCGGCCGGCCGAGTGCAGCACCTCGACGATCCAAACATCCACAGCAGGATCGGCTTCGACACCTGCGCCGACAGGCACCCACGCCCGGGTCGGGATGCGAACGGGCACCACCTCGGTGGCCTCAACGGTGGTACCCCAGCCGTGGTCCACGACGCCCTGGCGCTCGGTGAACGGCCTGTCGTAGTCGACAGCCCAGTAGGCGTCCCGATCCGCGAAGACGCAGCGCCGCCTCTCCGCCTCGCGCCCGTTCAGCACGTGGAAATCGGCGACGGTCGGTCGGGACAGATCGAGCGGAACGCCCAGGACGTGCAGCTCCGCAGCGGTGAAGATACGGGTGCCCACGGCTCTCCTCACAGTGGGGCGGACGGGAGGTCCCGGGGGCCATGGGCGACGCCACGGCCCCCCAGGGGAATCACTGAAGAGCGTCGGCGTCTGCCAGCTGCGCGACACGGCGGCCGAGCTCGGTACGGAAAGCCCGGAACCGGGGCCCGTGGAGGCCGGAGCCCCCGTCGTTCGGCTGGACGGCACCGGAGTCGTCGCGGTACTCCGCCAGCCCGAGCGCGGCGAGCCCGTTCCGCGTGACCCAGTGGACGTTGGGCAGGAACGCCTCGTCCTCATCGACCCGGCTGGTCAGGTCGCGCCACTGGGACTCGGTCAGCACCGCGCGGCGTCCGGTCAGGGTGATCCGCCATGCCGTCTTCCCCGTGTAGGCGAGGGCCTCGGAGTCGCTGAGCCGGTACCCGTCGGAGTCCTCGCGGTAGATGAACCCGGCATCGAGCATGGCCTTCAGCAGGCGGGAGGACACCCGCGGGGGAAGATGCCCGTCCGGGTCGGCGATCGCGGTCTTGAGGTGCTTGGACTCGGTGGCGGTGGCCTGGCGCGGAGCCTGGGTCACAAGGGCCTCCTTCGAATCGGAGCGGTGGATGGGGTGGTGCGGTCCGCGACGCGGCAGCGGACGGGGTTGAGGTGAACGTGGCGGGAGGGCGCAACCGGGTTCGCGCGGGAGAACGGCGTCGGCTGGTCAGCGGCCGAGCGCCCGGTACTGCGCCTCGCGGGTGCGGTGCCGGAAGGCCTGCGTTTCGCACTCCCGCTGTTGCGCCTTGAGCTGCGCCAGCTGCTCGCGGCACCTGGTCAGCTCCCGGGGGGCCTCACTCTTTGCCGCGGCGAGCTGCAGAGCTGCGGCGTCAGGGCGGTCGAGGTAGCGCAGGGCAAGGGCGCGCAGCACCGCGGAGGCGCGCCGTTCGGTCGCCCGGGACGCGGACATCCCGGCCCTGATGCCGCTGCTGGCCGAGGCTGGCAGGCGGGCGGGAGCCGAGGTGCTGATGCCGTCGGCGCGTTCGTGGTCCCACAGGCCGGTGATGCGGACGCCGTGGACGGTTGGCTCGTGCTCCTGCTCGCTCGGGTACGGGCTGGTGGAGCGCAGGTGGCCGTAGGTGACGCGCACGCCGGCGGGCAGAGGCAGTGGACGGAACCGGTCGCGGCCGACGGTGAACCGGCCGTGCACATGGGCCCCCGTCGCCTCGTATACGACCGTCCCGGGGACCACCTCGTTCACGGCGACCTCGCGGATCGCCAGGACGCCCAGGGGCTGTCCCTTGGCGTCGACGATCGGCACCTTCACCGGCGACGGGTCGGCCGGGCGGACCGGACGAAGCCGCCTGCGCAGCACGCCGAGCACGGCGTTGAGACGATCACGCACCGCCTTGCGCTGCGCCTGGAGCTCGGTGATCTGGTCCTCGAGCGCCTGAGCCTCCTTGGCTTCATGGGCGGCGAGGGCCTCGGCCTCGGGACGCACGGCGGCCATGCCCAGGTCCGCACGGTGAGGGAGCGCGGCCCAGTGGCGTACCAGTGCGCGCACCACTGCTTCGGTGCGGCGCCGAACTCCGAAGCTCAGCTCGCGGTGGGTACGGTTGTCCCGCAGACAGGTCGCGTTCCGGCCGAGGAAGTATCCCGAGGGCGGACTGTCGGGGTCGATGTGCTCGGTCCAGCCGTGCAGGCGGACGTTGTAGACGACCGGCTCGTCGGGCCGGTGGGTCGAGTAGAACGACAGATCGTCCTCCCCGGGCTCGGAGTCGTCCCCGAACTGAACCCGTACCGTGCTCGGCAGAACGCTCCGGTCGTGAAGAACCTCGGGGATGACGACGAAGCTGCCGCGCACGTGCGGGCCGCGCACCGTGTACCGGACGTGCCCGTGCTCCAGCGTGGTGACGCGCATCGCCAGGGTGCCCATGCCGGGCACATGGACGTCGTCCCGGCGGGTGATGGGGCGGGTGGTCACGGGTCACCTCCTGGCGGTGGAACGCGGATGGCTGGTGGGCGGGGTGCGTGGCGGGTTACGAGAGGTCGGGGTCGGAGCAGTGGACCGTCCGCGACCGGCCCACGGCGTCGGTGACGGTCCACAGCGACTCCGTGATGCCCAGGTCGACCTGCCGCCCGCGGGCCTCGTCGGCCGCCTGCTGGGCGTCGTCGACGTCGTCGATCGCGATGTGCCAGGCCGCGTGGAACGTGCGCGGTGCCGTGGAAGGCGCGGGCACGTCGGGGATGAACACGAGGGCGCCGAGGTCGATGGCGCTCTCCCACCCGGCCCGCCGCAGCGTCTTGGCGAACGCCGCGTTCTGCTCCTCCTCCAGGTCCCATGTGTCGGAGCTGAGCGGGTTGTACCGGACGACGAGGTGAGTCGCGCCGAGGTCGGGACGGAAGACGAGAAGTTCGCTCAGTTCGTGTCCGGCCGCGTCGAGCGCGGCACGGACGGCGGAGACGGCCGGGTCGGCCTGGGCGGTCGTGGGCATGGAGAGTCCGTTCTCTGGAGGCGTCGGCTGACGGGGTGGGGCTACGCGGCGAGCAGGGCGTGCAGTTCGGTCACACGGCGCTCGGCGTCGGCCACGGCGGTGACAGCACGCAGCGCAGTCTCGCGACGCGCGCTGAGCTGGGCGGTGTAGGTCTTCAGGAAGAGCTGCGCGGCCTGCCGGCGGGCAGCGGAGGCCAGTTCGTCGAGGTCCTCGCGCTCGCGCCAGGTCTTGAGGACGGCGTCGAGGACGGCCCTTGCGTGCCGGTGGGTGCGAGGCGGAAGCCACTCGGGGCGTCCGGTCTTGCCCCGGCGAACGGGCCGGTAGTCCGAATCGCTCTCGGCGATGCGGACCGGTCCGGTGAGCACGATGTTGTTCACTGACAGCGGCCGTGATTCGTGAAGCGCGAAGGCGGGGGCGAACTTGTCCGGGTTGATGATGAGTTCGCCGGTTCCCGGGTTGGGCATCGTGGGGTCGTCCGCTGCGGCGGCGGGGGAGAGCATCACGCAGCCGCGCACGTGCGGGGCGTGGAGCCGGTAGAGGACGTTTCCGGAATGGACGTCGGCGCGTGCGGCGATGGTGAGCTGACCGTAGGTCCCGAGATCGTGGGTGGTGTGCTCCTCGCGGACTCGTGGATCAGGCACGTGGGCTCCTTCCAGCGCTCGGGTGCCGACTGGCCGGCCCGGGGGGTTGGGCGGGCCAGTCGGAGGAGCCGTCCGGCGGGCTTAGGGGGGCGCCGGACGGCGGGTCGATGTGTCGCCCTGCTGGGGGCGTACGTAGCGCACCCCCAGCCGGGTTGACGCTTATATCTTAACTCGCCAACACGATGTCAGGCAACTTAAAAGGGTCAACGGGTGTTCAGCCTTCTGCGTACGGACCGGGCGCGGACAGCCGGTCATGGTCGCGCGGCCGGCGCGGCGGGATAGGCGAAGACCTGGCCCTGGACCAGGACCGTGCGCGGGACGGGAGTGACCGGCTGGGGCGGTGCCGCCTCCTGCGGGACCGGGACCCCCTCCAGCTCCGGGGCCGTGCTGGGGTTGAGCAGCCCAAGGATGCGCAGCCCCAACTCGGCGGGCACGCCCGTGATCTGAAGATCCATGCTGGTCGCGTCGTGGCTGAGTTTGACCTCGCCGGCGGCGAGGGCGGGCTGAGTCTCGATGCCTTCTTCGCCGCCCGACCAGTACGACTTGGACCGGCCCGCAGACCCCCGGTGCGGCATGGCGCTGTGCCCGAGGCTCGGCAGCACCTGCTCCAGGCGGCGGTTCATCGCGATCCGGGCCTGCTCGTGCTGTGCGGCCTCGGCGGCGGCCTTCAGGGCAGCGTCGATCGTCGCGAGGTACTCAGGCAGCAGGCGGCGCCTGATCTCGCTGAAGATCCGTGCCGGTGGCTGCTCCATGCCGACCGTGATCGGATCGGCACGCGGACCGGAGTGCCCCGAAGGGTAGGCGCCCTCCACTGTCAGGCGCCGGCCCGCCTCGCCCTTGAGGTGCTTGTTCTGGTGACGGAGCCCGACGCCGAGTCCTGAAGGGTGCAGGAGGGTGGCCGAGCAGACGTGGGACCTCTCCGAGGTGCGGTGGGTCCAGCCGCCGCCCGCGACGCCGTACCCGTTGAAGAGGTCGGCGAGAGCACGCCCGAGGGCGTTGGAGCGGGCGTGGACAGATTCCGGGACCGTGATGGATTCCTCCTCGTGAT
The window above is part of the Streptomyces griseiscabiei genome. Proteins encoded here:
- a CDS encoding nuclease-related domain-containing protein translates to MPTTRSKRRPGAGASAQAMADTIRAAERRKQHRTAAWALPLLVTPAALGIGYLVAAVTDWHAGLAVTAVTIVLALRRLYRSKGSTWATGAAGERRTRWILAPLVWCGFGRWAVLHDRQVPRSRANLDHIVLGRCGPVYVDTKTWKSKKAKVHLRSGKLWYGNHPQKDSIDTVLWEASRVAGVLGHPVLAVVAVHYAAVPPGGLISQGVTIIQSSELRRFLRALPKAPGWDRARIATARRQADIQLPPAA